The Saccopteryx leptura isolate mSacLep1 chromosome 2, mSacLep1_pri_phased_curated, whole genome shotgun sequence genome has a window encoding:
- the LOC136391268 gene encoding bile acid-CoA:amino acid N-acyltransferase-like, with amino-acid sequence MVQLTATPMRTPPANESGEVDLEHASSLGGDYLGVHPIGLFWSLKAENVGNKLSKKDVMNSPLYVTLKLYDSDFDIYLKPSIPPKYSLTVERWFAAPGVSRVRVAEGHIQRSLFLPPGEDHLPRVIDLYGAVGKLFENQASLLASHGVVTMALAFSNYKDLLPILVKYKLQYFEEAINFLLRHPNVLGPGIGVLSLSKGAELGLTMAIHLKQVVATVLINGVNFIGQVPHEYCGHMFETLTLSSHLVCTDNLGFIEQRYIFEEHRSKASSDIFHPIEKVQGHFLFIVGEDNRNVNSKLNVEQAIEWLRRNGKNNWSLLSCREAGHLIDSPYTPVCYASQVAHYKVCYALGGSVVPPAAAQEHSWKEIQKFLRKHLSSVVISQL; translated from the exons ATGGTGCAGCTGACTGCCACCCCCATGAGAACACCCCC GGCCAATGAAAGTGGGGAGGTAGACCTGGAGCATGCTTCTTCACTCGGGGGTGACTATCTGGGAGTTCACCCCATTGGTCTCTTCTGGTCCTTGAAAGCTGAAAATGTAGGAAATAAGCTGTCAAAAAAAGATGTGATGAATAGCCCCTTGTATGTCACATTAAAACTTTATGATTCAGATTTTGACATATACCTCAAGCCCAGTATTCCTCCAAAATACAGCCTGACTGTAGAGAGGTGGTTTGCAGCACCTGGTGTCTCAAGGGTCCGAGTTGCAGAAGGCCACATTCAGAgaagtctctttcttcctccag gAGAGGACCATTTACCAAGAGTAATTGATTTGTATGGTGCTGTTGGTAAACTGTTTGAAAACCAGGCCAGTCTCCTGGCTAGTCATGGCGTTGTTACCATGGCCTTGGCTTTCTCTAACTACAAAGACCTGCTTCCCATATTAGTGAAATACAAATTGCAATATTTTGAGGAAGCTATCAACTTTCTCCTTAGACATCCTAAT GTCCTTGGTCCAGGCATTGGGGTGCTCTCCCTCAGCAAAGGAGCAGAGCTTGGTCTCACCATGGCTATTCACCTAAAACAAGTCGTAGCCACAGTGTTAATTAATGGGGTCAACTTCATTGGTCAGGTTCCACATGAATATTGTGGTCACATGTTTGAAACATTGACCTTGTCTTCACATTTGGTATGTACCGATAACTTGGGGTTTATTGAGCAACGTTATATTTTTGAAGAACATAGATCTAAAGCCAGTTCTGATATTTTTCATCCCATTGAAAAGGTTCAGGGACATTTTCTCTTCATTGTGGGAGAAGACAATAGGAATGTCAACAGCAAACTGAATGTTGAGCAAGCCATAGAATGGCTGAGGAGAAACGGTAAGAACAATTGGAGCCTGCTGTCCTGTCGTGAGGCAGGCCACCTAATAGATTCTCCTTATACCCCAGTATGCTATGCCTCACAGGTGGCCCATTATAAAGTCTGCTATGCCTTGGGAGGATCCGTGGTCCCACCTGCAGCTGCACAGGAACATTCTTGGAAGGAGATCCAGAAGTTTCTCAGGAAGCACCTCAGTTCAGTTGTGATCAGTCAACTCTGA